The following are encoded in a window of Psychrobacter sp. P11F6 genomic DNA:
- a CDS encoding BON domain-containing protein, with translation MTRMHLRTAIFGSSRGTAIGVMLMTSIVTTGCTTNYLTNSTEGTYGVPMTERTIPQRLLDRSIEHTVKINVYGLKEDLQQTSRMGIDSFNSEVLLTGEVPTEAIKVEVEKVVSSMPDVRHVYNELNVSASKGYSSTVHDGYITSKLLAKVAASDGVKASQIKAVTNDGVVYIMGRMTPTQQSHLIDIANSTVGVTELVLLTTVVDDRGVKISKDDIMSENNLVNPALAPVVVDGVAAASVNNSEAPASVDTSTPIVVTEDGTTVEQPSSSPYIDLYQDP, from the coding sequence ATGACACGGATGCATTTGCGCACTGCTATTTTTGGCTCATCACGCGGCACCGCGATAGGCGTCATGCTAATGACCAGCATCGTCACTACGGGCTGTACCACCAATTATTTGACCAACAGTACAGAAGGTACGTATGGTGTGCCGATGACAGAGCGTACCATTCCGCAGCGATTACTGGATCGCAGTATCGAACATACCGTCAAAATCAATGTTTATGGGTTAAAAGAAGACCTGCAGCAAACCAGTCGTATGGGTATTGATAGCTTTAATAGTGAAGTGTTATTGACAGGCGAGGTACCCACTGAGGCCATCAAAGTGGAAGTCGAAAAAGTTGTCAGCTCTATGCCAGATGTGCGTCATGTCTATAATGAGCTAAACGTCAGCGCGTCTAAAGGCTATAGCTCGACAGTTCATGATGGCTATATCACCTCAAAGCTGCTGGCAAAAGTCGCCGCGAGTGATGGTGTCAAAGCCTCACAGATCAAAGCCGTGACCAATGATGGTGTGGTTTATATTATGGGACGTATGACACCGACTCAGCAGAGTCACCTAATCGATATCGCCAATAGCACCGTTGGTGTGACTGAGCTGGTGCTGCTGACGACCGTCGTTGATGACAGGGGCGTAAAGATAAGTAAAGACGATATTATGTCTGAAAATAACTTGGTAAATCCTGCTTTAGCGCCAGTCGTTGTGGACGGGGTAGCTGCTGCTAGCGTTAATAATTCTGAAGCGCCAGCGTCCGTTGACACATCGACTCCTATCGTCGTGACCGAAGATGGCACAACCGTTGAGCAACCGTCATCAAGCCCATATATAGACCTGTATCAAGATCCGTAA
- a CDS encoding YraN family protein, with product MMCYDNSEMLTRPIDLMCSHKPLSLTSPKQRQGSLFEQQACEFLQSQGLILIAQNWQQPKVGELDLIMLETGSAWSTLVFIEVRQRQRSGFGGAALSVTASKQRKVIKTAQYFLQQHPEYEDYDCRFDVIAYDTVGNHIKTSGQNIENQPQWLRGAFIADT from the coding sequence ATGATGTGCTATGATAATTCTGAAATGTTAACCAGACCTATCGACCTTATGTGCAGTCATAAACCTTTGAGCCTCACTTCACCAAAGCAGCGCCAAGGCAGTCTGTTCGAGCAGCAGGCGTGTGAGTTTTTACAATCGCAAGGATTGATTTTGATTGCCCAAAATTGGCAGCAGCCCAAAGTGGGTGAGCTGGATTTAATTATGCTGGAGACGGGTTCAGCATGGTCGACACTGGTATTCATCGAAGTGCGTCAACGGCAGCGTTCAGGTTTTGGTGGTGCTGCACTGAGCGTGACGGCAAGCAAACAACGTAAAGTGATTAAAACGGCGCAATATTTTTTGCAACAGCATCCTGAGTATGAGGATTATGACTGCCGGTTCGATGTCATCGCTTATGATACGGTAGGTAATCATATTAAGACCAGTGGTCAAAACATAGAAAATCAACCACAATGGCTCAGAGGTGCTTTTATAGCAGATACGTGA
- the rsmI gene encoding 16S rRNA (cytidine(1402)-2'-O)-methyltransferase → MSSPTAMPACLYIVATPIGNMSDMTPHAIDVLKQVAIIACEDTRTSGKLLSHFGIDTKGSKADDEKESEAPNTKNNTDNNVTDADTATKQKGHNKLWAYHEHNSAIQTPKIIEMIGQGHSVALISDAGTPLISDPGYQLVQAAHAAGVRVSPIIGASAAIAALSVAGLPSDRFSFIGFLPAKTHGRQKQLAALNSRTETLIFYEAPHRIIASLEDMATIFGADREVTFCRELTKTFETVHKSTLGDLVEFVKADDNQQRGEIVVVVAGVNVAQDADDISIHDKLLQRLLEDLSVKKAAALGADITGVKKNALYQRLLELQAE, encoded by the coding sequence ATGTCCAGCCCTACCGCGATGCCAGCTTGTCTATATATCGTTGCCACGCCGATTGGCAATATGAGCGATATGACGCCGCATGCCATTGATGTTTTAAAGCAAGTCGCCATCATTGCCTGTGAAGACACCCGTACTTCAGGTAAGCTATTGTCGCATTTTGGCATTGATACCAAAGGCAGTAAAGCCGACGACGAAAAAGAGTCAGAAGCTCCTAACACTAAAAATAATACCGATAATAACGTGACAGACGCTGATACCGCGACCAAGCAAAAAGGTCATAACAAGCTTTGGGCATACCATGAGCACAATAGTGCCATTCAAACACCCAAAATTATCGAGATGATCGGGCAAGGTCATTCGGTTGCTTTGATTAGTGATGCCGGTACGCCACTCATCAGTGATCCAGGTTATCAACTGGTACAGGCCGCTCATGCCGCAGGCGTTAGAGTCTCTCCTATCATTGGTGCCTCTGCTGCCATTGCTGCACTGTCAGTCGCAGGATTGCCCTCAGACCGCTTTAGCTTTATTGGGTTTTTACCCGCCAAAACCCACGGTCGCCAAAAGCAATTAGCAGCATTAAACTCACGTACCGAAACGCTGATATTTTATGAAGCACCGCACCGTATTATCGCCAGTTTAGAAGACATGGCGACTATATTTGGCGCAGATCGTGAAGTCACTTTTTGCCGTGAATTGACCAAAACTTTTGAGACTGTCCATAAAAGCACTCTTGGGGATTTGGTGGAATTTGTCAAAGCTGATGACAATCAACAGCGCGGTGAGATAGTCGTGGTCGTCGCTGGCGTGAATGTGGCGCAGGATGCGGATGACATCAGTATTCATGATAAATTATTGCAGCGCTTGCTTGAGGACTTATCGGTTAAAAAAGCCGCTGCATTGGGCGCTGATATCACTGGCGTCAAAAAGAATGCGCTATATCAGCGCTTACTTGAGCTACAAGCTGAATAA